A portion of the Cryptomeria japonica chromosome 5, Sugi_1.0, whole genome shotgun sequence genome contains these proteins:
- the LOC131043411 gene encoding VAN3-binding protein isoform X2, with translation MSDLTIYQKGNFVHTLSNIEESFPAMDLCTPNDIPFNPIPEIPFEPMEFLSRSWSSSSIEVMQALSPNSQEKSRAMVVSPFSVTSSSLQFTSSEDCRSPTDLCPLIPKRDSRCGMEKFSNQEEFPPTPRLAEDLKAWLWMQQTIHPELNLGKRLQKKLFPRNMTCLKTMLQASSIKKWIKDLKDKKKEEIRLHNAQLHAAISVAGVAAALAAIAAGHINEDSESKTNVAVASAAALVAAQCVEVAENMGADRHKISSVVTSAVNAKNAGDILTLTAAAATSLRGATTLKSRPKKENHKWSHSSVIPFEKDGSCTPKSPNGEDTMSGNSDADFCNSRALLAKGTELLLHIANGKPVWKNVCVFLNIDSQVLY, from the exons ATGTCCGACTTAACAATTTATCAGAAGGGGAACTTTGTGCACACACTGAGCAATATAGAAGAGAGTTTTCCTGCAATGGATTTGTGCACTCCTAACGACATACCATTCAATCCTATTCCTGAAATTCCTTTTGAACCAATGGAATTTCTTTCACGTTCATGGAGCAGTTCCTCAATAGAGGTAATGCAAGCTCTGTCACCAAACTCACAAGAAAAGAGCCGTGCAATGGTAGTGAGCCCATTCTCAGTCACTTCATCCAGCCTTCAGTTCACTTCAAGCGAAGATTGCAGATCACCAACT GATCTGTGTCCACTTATTCCCAAGAGAGATTCTCGTTGTGGAATGGAGAAATTCTCAAATCAGGAAGAATTTCCACCCACTCCACGGCTAGCAGAGGATCTTAAG GCCTGGCTATGGATGCAGCAAACAATACACCCTGAACTGAACCTTGGAAAGAGACTTCAGAAAAAATTG TTTCCAAGGAACATGACCTGCTTGAAGACTATGTTACAAGCATCATCAATCAAAAAATGGATTAAAGATCTCAaagataagaaaaaagaggagattaGGCTACATAATGCACAACTGCATGCAGCCATTTCTGTTGCAGGAGTGGCAGCAGCACTTGCAGCCATAGCAGCTGGACATATCAATGAAGATTCAGAGAGCAAGACAAATGTTGCTGTGGCATCTGCAGCTGCCCTTGTTGCTGCACAGTGTGTGGAAGTTGCTGAGAACATGGGTGCTGATCGTCACAAAATTTCCTCAGTTGTTACCTCTGCCGTGAATGCAAAAAATGCAGGAGATATTCTCACTTTAACTGCAGCAGCAGCAACAT CCCTAAGAGGAGCAACAACACTCAAATCAAGGCctaaaaaggaaaatcataaatGGAGTCATTCATCTGTTATACCTTTTGAAAAGGATGGCAGTTGTACTCCTAAAAGTCCTAATGGTGAAGACACAATGAGTGGAAACAGTGATGCAGATTTTTGTAACAGCAGAGCACTGCTTGCCAAGGGCACTGAACTGCTTCTACACATTGCTAATG GCAAGCCAGTGTGGAAAAATGTGTGTGTCTTTCTCAATATTGATTCACAG GTGTTATATTAG
- the LOC131043411 gene encoding VAN3-binding protein isoform X1: MSDLTIYQKGNFVHTLSNIEESFPAMDLCTPNDIPFNPIPEIPFEPMEFLSRSWSSSSIEVMQALSPNSQEKSRAMVVSPFSVTSSSLQFTSSEDCRSPTDLCPLIPKRDSRCGMEKFSNQEEFPPTPRLAEDLKAWLWMQQTIHPELNLGKRLQKKLFPRNMTCLKTMLQASSIKKWIKDLKDKKKEEIRLHNAQLHAAISVAGVAAALAAIAAGHINEDSESKTNVAVASAAALVAAQCVEVAENMGADRHKISSVVTSAVNAKNAGDILTLTAAAATSLRGATTLKSRPKKENHKWSHSSVIPFEKDGSCTPKSPNGEDTMSGNSDADFCNSRALLAKGTELLLHIANGKPVWKNVCVFLNIDSQLILKVRSKHIGGAFIKVKESVILEVEAWPRNGLNQDDEHSQFLLMRTSGGTMEFEFKDHFEHQLWTFTISRLSMYSSQIKLE; the protein is encoded by the exons ATGTCCGACTTAACAATTTATCAGAAGGGGAACTTTGTGCACACACTGAGCAATATAGAAGAGAGTTTTCCTGCAATGGATTTGTGCACTCCTAACGACATACCATTCAATCCTATTCCTGAAATTCCTTTTGAACCAATGGAATTTCTTTCACGTTCATGGAGCAGTTCCTCAATAGAGGTAATGCAAGCTCTGTCACCAAACTCACAAGAAAAGAGCCGTGCAATGGTAGTGAGCCCATTCTCAGTCACTTCATCCAGCCTTCAGTTCACTTCAAGCGAAGATTGCAGATCACCAACT GATCTGTGTCCACTTATTCCCAAGAGAGATTCTCGTTGTGGAATGGAGAAATTCTCAAATCAGGAAGAATTTCCACCCACTCCACGGCTAGCAGAGGATCTTAAG GCCTGGCTATGGATGCAGCAAACAATACACCCTGAACTGAACCTTGGAAAGAGACTTCAGAAAAAATTG TTTCCAAGGAACATGACCTGCTTGAAGACTATGTTACAAGCATCATCAATCAAAAAATGGATTAAAGATCTCAaagataagaaaaaagaggagattaGGCTACATAATGCACAACTGCATGCAGCCATTTCTGTTGCAGGAGTGGCAGCAGCACTTGCAGCCATAGCAGCTGGACATATCAATGAAGATTCAGAGAGCAAGACAAATGTTGCTGTGGCATCTGCAGCTGCCCTTGTTGCTGCACAGTGTGTGGAAGTTGCTGAGAACATGGGTGCTGATCGTCACAAAATTTCCTCAGTTGTTACCTCTGCCGTGAATGCAAAAAATGCAGGAGATATTCTCACTTTAACTGCAGCAGCAGCAACAT CCCTAAGAGGAGCAACAACACTCAAATCAAGGCctaaaaaggaaaatcataaatGGAGTCATTCATCTGTTATACCTTTTGAAAAGGATGGCAGTTGTACTCCTAAAAGTCCTAATGGTGAAGACACAATGAGTGGAAACAGTGATGCAGATTTTTGTAACAGCAGAGCACTGCTTGCCAAGGGCACTGAACTGCTTCTACACATTGCTAATG GCAAGCCAGTGTGGAAAAATGTGTGTGTCTTTCTCAATATTGATTCACAG CTTATTTTAAAGGTTCGTAGCAAGCATATAGGTGGAGCTTTTATCAAAGTTAAAGAGA GTGTTATATTAGAGGTGGAAGCTTGGCCAAGAAACGGTTTGAATCAAGATGATGAACATTCACAATTTCTTTTGATGAGAACAAGTGGAGGAACAATGGAGTTTGAATTCAAGGATCATTTTGAACATCAACTTTGGACATTCACAATTTCTCGACTATCAATGTATTCATCTCAAATAAAATTGGAATGA